One genomic segment of Pseudomonas chlororaphis subsp. aurantiaca includes these proteins:
- a CDS encoding methyl-accepting chemotaxis protein, translated as MSAVLSLLQSRLLRPVFVTLGIALLVQVLVAVALTRSTVTALEADLAARLGVDSQKLSGELEQAAREVTLSLESLSSSTRQRLTAGLSSRLEEEQAQLRATLEKDLKDSANDMAQLLASVAPRAMWDSDVPTLSEFARRAQRNPNVLFVVYDDANGEHLTRYLNRENPINKALLEKGKGDRALDKVLDAAKNDPSVYYLEASISPNGVEIGKVLMGVSTASVEADVAALDKRFAALIASSDRLVGDSLKGASADSSAAMRARLQSAQTTASDMQANTAGTVQDAAATLRWRIGVGLALVGCGVLLLLAVVLGRRVVSKLHLLIAALNDLAAGEGDLTKRVQLKSNDEIGDMASAVNRFVDKLQPIVREAGDVAQRTGVEIGAMSLRNAGADAAAEAQRDEVAESLRALSQMADEAQAESQAMQAALQQVVEIRQATDENTRTSARVGSLIEALAGQVDTGAKVIERLAQQSEQIEVVLTVIHGIAEQTNLLALNAAIEAARAGETGRGFAVVADEVRALASKTQSSTGDIQAHIGALQQGAREAVAAIGQAGRQASEGLLVLRDSARLQQSVQSSVEQVHAAIGLATQAAAHQAQGAQAVRGRVETIHAQAERAAQAVVETTASGKVLDGLAAQLKASLGQFRA; from the coding sequence GTGTCGGCCGTTCTCTCACTGTTACAAAGCCGTTTGTTGCGGCCTGTGTTCGTTACTCTTGGTATCGCCCTTTTGGTGCAGGTGCTGGTTGCCGTTGCCCTGACCCGGAGCACGGTGACGGCGCTGGAGGCCGACCTGGCCGCGCGTCTGGGCGTCGATAGCCAGAAGCTCTCCGGCGAGCTGGAGCAGGCGGCTCGCGAAGTCACCTTGAGCCTGGAAAGCCTTTCCAGCAGTACCCGACAGCGCTTGACCGCCGGGCTGTCCTCGCGTCTGGAGGAAGAGCAGGCGCAATTGCGGGCGACGCTGGAGAAGGATCTCAAGGATTCGGCCAACGATATGGCCCAGTTGCTCGCTTCGGTGGCGCCGCGCGCCATGTGGGACAGCGACGTCCCAACCCTCTCCGAGTTCGCCCGGCGCGCCCAGCGCAATCCCAACGTGCTGTTCGTGGTATACGACGACGCCAATGGCGAGCACCTGACCCGTTACCTGAACCGGGAAAACCCGATCAACAAGGCGCTGCTGGAAAAGGGCAAGGGCGATCGCGCCCTGGATAAGGTGCTGGACGCGGCCAAGAACGATCCATCGGTCTATTACCTGGAGGCTTCCATCAGCCCTAACGGCGTGGAAATCGGCAAGGTGCTGATGGGGGTTTCCACGGCGTCGGTCGAGGCGGACGTAGCGGCGTTGGACAAGCGCTTCGCAGCCTTGATCGCCAGCAGCGATCGGTTGGTGGGCGATAGCCTCAAGGGCGCTTCGGCGGACAGTTCGGCGGCCATGCGCGCGCGCCTGCAGTCGGCGCAAACCACCGCTTCGGACATGCAGGCCAACACCGCCGGTACTGTGCAGGATGCGGCGGCCACTCTGCGCTGGCGCATTGGCGTGGGCCTGGCGCTGGTCGGCTGCGGGGTCCTGCTGTTGCTGGCGGTGGTGCTGGGGCGTCGGGTGGTCAGCAAGCTGCATCTGCTGATCGCCGCGCTGAATGATCTGGCGGCCGGTGAGGGCGATCTGACCAAACGGGTCCAGCTCAAGAGCAATGACGAGATCGGCGACATGGCGTCGGCGGTCAACCGCTTTGTCGACAAGTTGCAGCCGATCGTGCGCGAGGCGGGCGATGTGGCGCAGCGCACTGGCGTCGAAATCGGTGCAATGAGCCTGCGTAATGCCGGGGCCGACGCTGCGGCTGAGGCCCAGCGCGACGAGGTGGCGGAGAGCTTGCGGGCGCTGTCGCAGATGGCTGATGAAGCCCAGGCGGAAAGCCAGGCGATGCAGGCGGCCTTGCAGCAGGTGGTGGAGATCCGCCAGGCGACCGACGAAAACACCCGGACCTCGGCCCGGGTGGGCAGCCTGATCGAGGCGCTGGCGGGGCAGGTCGACACGGGCGCCAAGGTCATCGAGCGCCTGGCGCAGCAGAGCGAACAGATCGAGGTGGTGTTGACGGTGATTCACGGCATCGCCGAGCAGACCAACCTGCTGGCCTTGAATGCGGCCATCGAGGCGGCACGGGCCGGGGAAACCGGGCGCGGCTTTGCGGTGGTGGCCGACGAGGTCAGGGCGCTGGCGAGCAAGACGCAAAGCTCTACCGGGGATATCCAGGCGCATATCGGTGCTCTGCAGCAGGGCGCGCGCGAAGCGGTGGCGGCGATCGGCCAGGCCGGAAGGCAGGCCAGCGAAGGTCTGCTGGTGCTGCGCGACAGTGCGCGGTTGCAACAGTCGGTGCAATCGTCGGTGGAACAGGTGCACGCGGCGATTGGCCTGGCGACCCAGGCGGCGGCCCATCAGGCTCAGGGGGCGCAAGCGGTGCGCGGTCGGGTCGAAACCATCCATGCCCAGGCCGAGCGTGCGGCTCAGGCGGTGGTGGAAACCACGGCCAGCGGCAAGGTGCTGGATGGCCTGGCGGCACAATTGAAGGCCAGCCTGGGGCAGTTCCGGGCTTGA